A single region of the Serinus canaria isolate serCan28SL12 chromosome 1, serCan2020, whole genome shotgun sequence genome encodes:
- the LOC103824413 gene encoding olfactory receptor 52Z1P gives MYELNESSFDPITFVLTGIPGMEESHVWISVPFCLMYLTAVLGNLLLLFLIATDRSLHEPMYLFLAMLALSDLLLSTATVPKMLAIFWFGAREISFDACMAQMFFTHFSFIVESSVLLAMAFDRYVAVCAPLRYGALLTPSAIAKVAAAAVARGLCIMCPPVFLLKRLPYCGHNVMPHTYCEHMGIARLACADIRANVWYGLTTALLSSGLDVVLIAASYALILRAVFRLPTPRARLKTLGTCGSHLCVILMFYVPAFFSFLTHRFGRQVPGQVHILLANLYVVVPPMLNPIVYGVRTRQIRERVARLLCPAGARCACPGWGGGC, from the coding sequence ATGTACGAGCTCAACGAGAGCAGCTTCGACCCCATCACCTTTGTGCTGACGGGCATCCCGGGCATGGAGGAGTCCCACGTCTGGATCTCCGTGCCCTTCTGCCTGATGTACCTCACCGCCGTGCTCGgcaacctgctgctgctcttcctcatCGCCACAGACCGCAGCCTGCACGAGCCCATGTACCTGTTCCTGGCCATGCTGGCACTCTCGGACCTGCTGCTGTCCACCGCCACCGTGCCCAAAATGCTGGCCATCTTCTGGTTCGGCGCCAGGGAGATCTCCTTCGATGCCTGCATGGCGCAGATGTTCTTCACCCACTTCAGCTTCATCGTGGAGTCCTCggtgctgctggccatggcCTTCGACCGCTACGTGGCCGTGTGCGCCCCGCTGCGCTACGGGGCCCTGCTGACGCCCTCGGCCATCGCCAAGGTGGCGGCGGCCGCCGTGGCCCGCGGGCTGTGCATCATGTGCCCGCCCGTGTTCCTGCTGAAGCGCCTGCCCTACTGTGGGCACAACGTCATGCCCCACACCTACTGCGAGCACATGGGCATCGCCCGCCTGGCCTGCGCCGACATCCGCGCCAACGTGTGGTACGGGCTGACCACGGCGCTGCTCTCCTCGGGGCTGGACGTGGTGCTCATCGCCGCCTCCTACGCGCTCATCCTCAGGGCCGTGTTCCGCCTGCCCACCCCGCGCGCGCGCCTCAAAACCCTCGGCACCTGCGGCTCCCACCTCTGCGTCATCCTCATGTTCTACGTGCCCgccttcttctccttcctcacGCACCGCTTCGGCCGCCAGGTGCCCGGGCAGGTGCACATCCTGCTGGCCAACCTCTACGTGGTGGTGCCACCCATGCTCAACCCCATCGTCTACGGGGTGAGGACGCGGCAGATCCGCGAGCGCGTCGCCCGCCTGCTCTGCCCCGCGGGCGCCCGCTGTGCCTGCCCCGGCTGGGGGGGcggctgctga
- the RPS11 gene encoding 40S ribosomal protein S11, which produces MADTQTERAYQKQPTIFQNKKRVLLGEGGKEKLPRYYRNVGLGFKTPKEAIEGTYIDKKCPFTGNVSIRGRILSGVVTKMKMQRTIVIRRDYLHYIRKYNRFEKRHKNMSVHLSPCFRDVQIGDIVTVGECRPLSKTVRFNVLKVTKAAGTKKQFQKF; this is translated from the exons ATGGCGGACACGCAG ACGGAACGCGCCTACCAGAAGCAGCCGACGATCTTCCAGAATAAGAAGCGAGTGCTGCTAGGCGAGGGGGGCAAGGAGAAGTTGCCCCGCTACTACCGCAACGTGGGGCTGGGCTTCAAGACCCCCAAGGAG GCCATCGAGGGCACCTACATCGACAAAAAGTGTCCCTTCACAGGCAATGTCTCCATCCGGGGCCGCATTCTCTCAG GGGTGGTGACCAAGATGAAGATGCAGCGCACGATCGTCATCCGCCGCGATTACCTGCACTACATCCGCAAGTACAACCGCTTCGAGAAGCGCCACAAGAACATGTCCGTGCACCTGTCCCCCTGCTTCAG GGACGTGCAGATCGGGGACATCGTGACTGTGGGCGAGTGCCGCCCCCTCAGCAAGACCGTGCGCTTCAACGTGCTCAAGGTGACCAAGGCTGCCGGCACCAAGAAGCAGTTCCAGAAGTTCTGA
- the FHIP1B gene encoding FHF complex subunit HOOK interacting protein 1B isoform X2 has translation MERMSWLSKLTPRAGGQRAPRSASLQPPVTADPETCLMVFKNHWAQVLRILERRGSKPAPDDLSAVRNNTYQMMNLLAEDRPWGDGDKDRSQGDGDMACGPILEFVAAENLLERLLSWHLQGDFTEERKVEQLKLYEMLISQARQPLLRHKPVLTPLLRLLSVCAEPASALLENSLVLLLNQLCVSVAREPAILELFFHSHTDQGPANLIIFSLLIPFIHHEGARGQQARDALLLIMAMSASNRAVAQSITDNSYFCPIEVRGDDWHFLRREDWIGVSSLVLFMNSLEFCNAVIQVAHPLVQKQLVDYVHNGFLVPVMGPALHKTSVEEMIASTAYLDLFLRSVSETALLKTFLRFVLLHRHDNTTILDTLVGRINSNSRLCMVSLSLFRTLLSLNCEDVMLQLVLRYLLPCSHVMLSQKRAVRDLDIYGKTAAKFLSLIPRCCQPESPPPPRDRDEEPPSRARGHGSPGTDAPPAPKPSTPSRLSFFMRQASTAPAEAATPRSPGPPAGSPARPGPRDEVAELDRNYLEYLRDARHSIDRCAWACRVWSAPYDGEEPRAPGPAPDPDSPPGRPPGPPTPRTKKRGLPEEGAREAPGGTLGGDEPRAGGPGPEPREGGTLVNGAHGAAEPGRPEGDVVVKKVRRSPQGEGEGGGGAPNGAPRVQPPGWEPLPSVDSLLEELLARVPAEPPGASVSIETFTEELREIEAEMQNGGVGGAPATPTEPPEPPLSHEEEEAFASFSALPEGDTGTGRAPPRPPDPLAQLVASPPRAVGPPPSQPFTGPFVSVLFGKLENMPHNSLYVNFLLTGLVAQLACYPQPLLRSFLLNTNMVFQPSVKSLLQVLGSVKNKIESFAATQEDFPALLFKAKKYLIARGRLDWAEGPGAVPALRRTDTLARSRKPSLGELLLRHANSPTRARHAAQLALQGLRDGGLHPLAPPARHGEALRVRNAVYCAVIFSEFLKELAAIAQAHAVTSPFLTEPPEE, from the exons ATGGAGAGGATGAGCTGGCTGAGCAAGCTGACCCCACGGGCAGGCGGGCAGCGAGCCCCCCGCAGCgccagcctgcagccccccgTCACCGCCGACCCCGAGACCTGCCTCATGGTCTTCAAGAACCACTGGGCACag GTGCTGCGGATCCTGGAGCGGCGCGGGAGCAAACCGGCCCCCGATGACCTCAGCGCCGTCCGCAACAACACCTACCAGATGATGAACCTGCTGGCTGAGGACCGGCCCTGGGGGGACGGCGACAAGGACAGGTCACAGGGGGACGGGGACATGGCCTGTGGGCCCATCCTGGAGTTTGTGGCTGCTGAGAACCTTCTGGAGCGGCTCCTGAGCTGGCATCTGCAGGGTGACTTCACCGAGGAGAGGAAG gtggagcagctgaagctgtACGAGATGCTGATCAGCCAGGCCCGGCAGCCCCTGCTGCGGCACAAGCCGGTGCTGACGCCGCTGCTGCGCCTGCTGAGCGTGTGCGCCGAGCCTGCCTCGGCCCTGCTGGAGAACAGCCTGGTGCTCCTGCTCAACCAGCTCTGCGTCTCCGTGGCGCGCGAGCCGGCCATCCTGGAGCTCTTCTTCCACAGCCACACGGACCAGGGCCCCGCCAACCTCATCATCTTCTCACTCCTCATCCCCTTCATCCACCACGAGGGCGCACGGGGCCAGCAGGCACGGGACGCGCTGCTGCTCATCATGGCCATGTCAGCCAGCAACCGCGCTGTGGCCCAGTCCATCACCGACAACTCCTACTTCTGCCCG ATCGAGGTGCGAGGAGACGACTGGCACTTCCTGCGGCGCGAGGACTGGATCGGCGTCTCCTCCCTCGTGCTCTTCATGAACTCGCTCGAGTTCTGCAATGCCGTCATCCAg GTCGCCCACCCGCTGGTGCAGAAGCAGTTGGTGGATTACGTCCACAACGGGTTCCTTGTGCCCGTCATGGGGCCGGCACTGCACAAG ACCTCGGTAGAGGAGATGATTGCGAGCACGGCGTACCTGGACTTGTTCCTGCGCAGCGTCAGTGAGACAGCGCTGCTGAAAACCTTCCTGCGCTTCGTGCTGCTGCACCGGCACGACAACACCACCATCCTGGACACGCTGGTGGGCCGCATCAACAGCAACTCCCGG ctctgcatggTGTCCCTGAGCCTCTTCCGGACCCTGCTCAGCCTCAACTGCGAGGatgtgatgctgcagctggtgctCAG gtacctgctgccctgcagccacgTGATGCTGAGCCAGAAGCGGGCGGTGCGGGACCTGGACATCTACGGGAAGACAGCGGCCAAGTTCCTGTCCCTGATCCCGCGCTGCTGCCAGCCTGAGagccccccgccgccccgcgaCCGGGACGAGGAGCCCCCCTCCCGGGCCAGGG GCCACGGCAGCCCCGGCACCGACGCCCCCCCGGCCCCGAAGCCCTCCACGCCGTCGCGCCTCTCCTTCTTCATGCGCCAGGCCAGCACGGCCCCCGCCGAGGCTGCCACCCCCCGCTCCCCCGGGCCCCCCGCGGGCAGCCCCGCCCGGCCTGGCCCCCGGGACGAGGTGGCCGAGCTGGACAGGAACTACCTGGAGTACCTGCGGGACGCGCGGCACAGCATCGACCGCTGCGCCTGGGCCTGCCGCGTCTGGTCGGCGCCCTACGACGGCGAGGAGCCccgcgcccccggccccgcgcccgaCCCCGACAGCCCCCCGGGGCGGCCCCCGGGGCCCCCCACCCCACGGACTAAGAAGCGGGGGCTGCCCGAGGAGGGGGCGCGGGAGGCGCCGGGGGGGACCCTCGGGGGCGATGAGCCCAGGGCGGGGGGGCCCGGCCCCGAGCCCCGGGAGGGGGGGACGCTGGTGAATGGGGCGCACGGGGCGGCCGAGCCGGGGCGGCCGGAGGGGGATGTGGTGGTGAAGAAGGTCCGCCGGAGCCCCCAGGGCGAGGGGGAGGGTGGCGGGGGGGCCCCGAACGGGGCCCCTCGGGTGCAGCCGCCTGGCTGGGAGCCTCTGCCCTCGGTGGACTcgctgctggaggagctgctggcccgCGTGCCCGCCGAGCCCCCGGGTGCCAGCGTGTCCATCGAGACCTTCACCGAGGAGCTGCGTGAGATTGAGGCCGAGATGCAGAACGGGGGTGTCGGTGGGGCCCCGGCCACCCCCACGGAGCCCCCTGAGCCGCCCTTGTCccacgaggaggaggaggcgtTTGCCAGCTTCTCCGCGCTGCCCGAGGGGGACACGGGCACCGGGCGGGCGCCGCCACGGCCCCCAGACCCCCTGGCGCAGCTGGTGGCCAGCCCGCCGCGGGCGGTGGGGCCAccccccagccagcccttcaCAG gccccTTCGTGTCGGTGCTGTTTGGGAAACTGGAGAACATGCCCCACAACTCTCTGTATGTCAACTTCCTGCTGACGGGGCTGGTGGCCCAGCTGGCCTGCTacccccagcctctgctccgCTCCTTCCTGCTCAACACCAACATGGTCTTCCAGCCCAGTGTCAAGTCTCTGCTCCAG gtgctgggctcGGTGAAGAACAAGATCGAGAGCTTTGCAGCCACTCAAGAGGATTTCCCAGCGCTGCTCTTCAAGGCCAAGAAGTACCTGATTGCCCGGGGGCGTCTGGACTGGGCTGAGGGGcccggggctgtccctgccctgcgGCGCACGGACACCCTGG CCCGCAGCCGGAAGCCgtccctgggggagctgctgctgcgcCACGCCAACAGCCCGACGCGGGCGCGGCACGCGGCGCAGCTGGCGCTGCAGGGGCTGCGGGACGGGGGGCTGCACCCCCTGGCCCCCCCGGCGCGGCACGGCGAGGCCCTGCGCGTGCGCAACGCCGTCTACTGCGCCGTCATCTTCAGCGAGTTCCTCAAGGAGCTGGCCGCCATCGCCCAGGCCCACGCCGTCACCTCCCCGTTCCTCACCGAGCCCCCCGAGGAGTGA
- the FHIP1B gene encoding FHF complex subunit HOOK interacting protein 1B isoform X1 — protein sequence MERMSWLSKLTPRAGGQRAPRSASLQPPVTADPETCLMVFKNHWAQVLRILERRGSKPAPDDLSAVRNNTYQMMNLLAEDRPWGDGDKDRSQGDGDMACGPILEFVAAENLLERLLSWHLQGDFTEERKVEQLKLYEMLISQARQPLLRHKPVLTPLLRLLSVCAEPASALLENSLVLLLNQLCVSVAREPAILELFFHSHTDQGPANLIIFSLLIPFIHHEGARGQQARDALLLIMAMSASNRAVAQSITDNSYFCPVLATGLSALYSSLPRKIEVRGDDWHFLRREDWIGVSSLVLFMNSLEFCNAVIQVAHPLVQKQLVDYVHNGFLVPVMGPALHKTSVEEMIASTAYLDLFLRSVSETALLKTFLRFVLLHRHDNTTILDTLVGRINSNSRLCMVSLSLFRTLLSLNCEDVMLQLVLRYLLPCSHVMLSQKRAVRDLDIYGKTAAKFLSLIPRCCQPESPPPPRDRDEEPPSRARGHGSPGTDAPPAPKPSTPSRLSFFMRQASTAPAEAATPRSPGPPAGSPARPGPRDEVAELDRNYLEYLRDARHSIDRCAWACRVWSAPYDGEEPRAPGPAPDPDSPPGRPPGPPTPRTKKRGLPEEGAREAPGGTLGGDEPRAGGPGPEPREGGTLVNGAHGAAEPGRPEGDVVVKKVRRSPQGEGEGGGGAPNGAPRVQPPGWEPLPSVDSLLEELLARVPAEPPGASVSIETFTEELREIEAEMQNGGVGGAPATPTEPPEPPLSHEEEEAFASFSALPEGDTGTGRAPPRPPDPLAQLVASPPRAVGPPPSQPFTGPFVSVLFGKLENMPHNSLYVNFLLTGLVAQLACYPQPLLRSFLLNTNMVFQPSVKSLLQVLGSVKNKIESFAATQEDFPALLFKAKKYLIARGRLDWAEGPGAVPALRRTDTLARSRKPSLGELLLRHANSPTRARHAAQLALQGLRDGGLHPLAPPARHGEALRVRNAVYCAVIFSEFLKELAAIAQAHAVTSPFLTEPPEE from the exons ATGGAGAGGATGAGCTGGCTGAGCAAGCTGACCCCACGGGCAGGCGGGCAGCGAGCCCCCCGCAGCgccagcctgcagccccccgTCACCGCCGACCCCGAGACCTGCCTCATGGTCTTCAAGAACCACTGGGCACag GTGCTGCGGATCCTGGAGCGGCGCGGGAGCAAACCGGCCCCCGATGACCTCAGCGCCGTCCGCAACAACACCTACCAGATGATGAACCTGCTGGCTGAGGACCGGCCCTGGGGGGACGGCGACAAGGACAGGTCACAGGGGGACGGGGACATGGCCTGTGGGCCCATCCTGGAGTTTGTGGCTGCTGAGAACCTTCTGGAGCGGCTCCTGAGCTGGCATCTGCAGGGTGACTTCACCGAGGAGAGGAAG gtggagcagctgaagctgtACGAGATGCTGATCAGCCAGGCCCGGCAGCCCCTGCTGCGGCACAAGCCGGTGCTGACGCCGCTGCTGCGCCTGCTGAGCGTGTGCGCCGAGCCTGCCTCGGCCCTGCTGGAGAACAGCCTGGTGCTCCTGCTCAACCAGCTCTGCGTCTCCGTGGCGCGCGAGCCGGCCATCCTGGAGCTCTTCTTCCACAGCCACACGGACCAGGGCCCCGCCAACCTCATCATCTTCTCACTCCTCATCCCCTTCATCCACCACGAGGGCGCACGGGGCCAGCAGGCACGGGACGCGCTGCTGCTCATCATGGCCATGTCAGCCAGCAACCGCGCTGTGGCCCAGTCCATCACCGACAACTCCTACTTCTGCCCG GTGCTGGCCACGGGCCTGAGCGCCCTGTACTCCTCCCTGCCCCGCAAGATCGAGGTGCGAGGAGACGACTGGCACTTCCTGCGGCGCGAGGACTGGATCGGCGTCTCCTCCCTCGTGCTCTTCATGAACTCGCTCGAGTTCTGCAATGCCGTCATCCAg GTCGCCCACCCGCTGGTGCAGAAGCAGTTGGTGGATTACGTCCACAACGGGTTCCTTGTGCCCGTCATGGGGCCGGCACTGCACAAG ACCTCGGTAGAGGAGATGATTGCGAGCACGGCGTACCTGGACTTGTTCCTGCGCAGCGTCAGTGAGACAGCGCTGCTGAAAACCTTCCTGCGCTTCGTGCTGCTGCACCGGCACGACAACACCACCATCCTGGACACGCTGGTGGGCCGCATCAACAGCAACTCCCGG ctctgcatggTGTCCCTGAGCCTCTTCCGGACCCTGCTCAGCCTCAACTGCGAGGatgtgatgctgcagctggtgctCAG gtacctgctgccctgcagccacgTGATGCTGAGCCAGAAGCGGGCGGTGCGGGACCTGGACATCTACGGGAAGACAGCGGCCAAGTTCCTGTCCCTGATCCCGCGCTGCTGCCAGCCTGAGagccccccgccgccccgcgaCCGGGACGAGGAGCCCCCCTCCCGGGCCAGGG GCCACGGCAGCCCCGGCACCGACGCCCCCCCGGCCCCGAAGCCCTCCACGCCGTCGCGCCTCTCCTTCTTCATGCGCCAGGCCAGCACGGCCCCCGCCGAGGCTGCCACCCCCCGCTCCCCCGGGCCCCCCGCGGGCAGCCCCGCCCGGCCTGGCCCCCGGGACGAGGTGGCCGAGCTGGACAGGAACTACCTGGAGTACCTGCGGGACGCGCGGCACAGCATCGACCGCTGCGCCTGGGCCTGCCGCGTCTGGTCGGCGCCCTACGACGGCGAGGAGCCccgcgcccccggccccgcgcccgaCCCCGACAGCCCCCCGGGGCGGCCCCCGGGGCCCCCCACCCCACGGACTAAGAAGCGGGGGCTGCCCGAGGAGGGGGCGCGGGAGGCGCCGGGGGGGACCCTCGGGGGCGATGAGCCCAGGGCGGGGGGGCCCGGCCCCGAGCCCCGGGAGGGGGGGACGCTGGTGAATGGGGCGCACGGGGCGGCCGAGCCGGGGCGGCCGGAGGGGGATGTGGTGGTGAAGAAGGTCCGCCGGAGCCCCCAGGGCGAGGGGGAGGGTGGCGGGGGGGCCCCGAACGGGGCCCCTCGGGTGCAGCCGCCTGGCTGGGAGCCTCTGCCCTCGGTGGACTcgctgctggaggagctgctggcccgCGTGCCCGCCGAGCCCCCGGGTGCCAGCGTGTCCATCGAGACCTTCACCGAGGAGCTGCGTGAGATTGAGGCCGAGATGCAGAACGGGGGTGTCGGTGGGGCCCCGGCCACCCCCACGGAGCCCCCTGAGCCGCCCTTGTCccacgaggaggaggaggcgtTTGCCAGCTTCTCCGCGCTGCCCGAGGGGGACACGGGCACCGGGCGGGCGCCGCCACGGCCCCCAGACCCCCTGGCGCAGCTGGTGGCCAGCCCGCCGCGGGCGGTGGGGCCAccccccagccagcccttcaCAG gccccTTCGTGTCGGTGCTGTTTGGGAAACTGGAGAACATGCCCCACAACTCTCTGTATGTCAACTTCCTGCTGACGGGGCTGGTGGCCCAGCTGGCCTGCTacccccagcctctgctccgCTCCTTCCTGCTCAACACCAACATGGTCTTCCAGCCCAGTGTCAAGTCTCTGCTCCAG gtgctgggctcGGTGAAGAACAAGATCGAGAGCTTTGCAGCCACTCAAGAGGATTTCCCAGCGCTGCTCTTCAAGGCCAAGAAGTACCTGATTGCCCGGGGGCGTCTGGACTGGGCTGAGGGGcccggggctgtccctgccctgcgGCGCACGGACACCCTGG CCCGCAGCCGGAAGCCgtccctgggggagctgctgctgcgcCACGCCAACAGCCCGACGCGGGCGCGGCACGCGGCGCAGCTGGCGCTGCAGGGGCTGCGGGACGGGGGGCTGCACCCCCTGGCCCCCCCGGCGCGGCACGGCGAGGCCCTGCGCGTGCGCAACGCCGTCTACTGCGCCGTCATCTTCAGCGAGTTCCTCAAGGAGCTGGCCGCCATCGCCCAGGCCCACGCCGTCACCTCCCCGTTCCTCACCGAGCCCCCCGAGGAGTGA